In the genome of Alphaproteobacteria bacterium, the window TGCTCAAGAATGTCCTGGCCGGACTTCATTTGAACTCGAACTACAACTATTGGGGGGCGCTGTTCAATACGCCCAATACCAGGAAAAACGAGCGCGCCAACACGGAAAAGGCATGGGAAATTCTTGAATTTGTCGGCCTTTCCGAGCATGCCGATGACCTCGCCGCAAATCTGCCCCACGGCTATCAAAGGGCGTTGGGGATCGGCATCGCCTTGGCCTCTCAACCGGAACTTCTGATGCTCGACGAGCCGTGTGCCGGAATGAACACCGAGGAAACCGATGAGATGGTGAATCTGATCAAGCGGATTCGTGACAACGGCACGACGGTGCTCTTGATCGAGCATGACATGAAGGTGGTGATGGGTATTTGCCACAACATTACGGTCATCAATTTCGGCACCCGGATAGCCGAGGGTACGCCCAAGGAAATCCTCGAGAACGAGTTGGTCCACGAAGCCTATTTGGGAAGCGACATCCATGCTGCTTGAAGTCAAGGACCTGCGGGTTCATTACGACAAGGTGGAGGCGGTCAAGGGCGTATCGCTGGGCGTCGAGGAAGGCCGCACGATCACGCTGATCGGCGCCAATGGTGCCGGAAAGACCTCGATCCTTAAGGCCATTTCTGGCCTGGTGAAGTCATCCGCGGGTGAAATCTGGTTTAGCGGCCGCCGCATCGACCGCTTGCCGGCGCATCGCATCGTCGGCCTGGGGGTCGCCCATGTTCCCGAGGGACGACGGCTTTTCGGGCTGATGACGGTCAAGCACAACCTCCGGCTCGGCGCCTATCTGCAAAAGGACAAACACGAGCTCGAAGACAGCTACGAGCAAGTCTACCGGCACTTTCCCCTGTTGAAGGAACGGGAGAACCAGCTCGCCAAGACTCTCAGCGGCGGCCAGCAACAGATGGTCGCCATGGGCCGGGCATTGATGGCGCGGCCGAGGGTCATGATCATGGACGAGCCGTCCCTGGGGCTGTCGCCGATCATGGTCGCCGAAATCGCCGCCATCATCGAGAGCCTCAAGAAATCGGGGCTCTCGGTCATATTGGTCGAGCAGAACGCATCGCTGGCGTTGAAGTTGGCCGATCACGGCTATGTCTTGGAAACCGGGACGGTCGCGCTGGAAGGAGAGTCGGCGAGCCTGATCGGCAACGACTACGTGAAGAAGGCGTATCTCGGAGGATAACCGCGG includes:
- a CDS encoding ABC transporter ATP-binding protein, which translates into the protein MLLEVKDLRVHYDKVEAVKGVSLGVEEGRTITLIGANGAGKTSILKAISGLVKSSAGEIWFSGRRIDRLPAHRIVGLGVAHVPEGRRLFGLMTVKHNLRLGAYLQKDKHELEDSYEQVYRHFPLLKERENQLAKTLSGGQQQMVAMGRALMARPRVMIMDEPSLGLSPIMVAEIAAIIESLKKSGLSVILVEQNASLALKLADHGYVLETGTVALEGESASLIGNDYVKKAYLGG
- a CDS encoding ABC transporter ATP-binding protein, with translation MPLLEILDVTKRFGGLAAIEDLNFAVERGEIRGLIGPNGAGKTTLFNVISGVYRPTHGRVVFKDQEISNLKPHRVVRLGLARTFQSVTLFKNFSVLKNVLAGLHLNSNYNYWGALFNTPNTRKNERANTEKAWEILEFVGLSEHADDLAANLPHGYQRALGIGIALASQPELLMLDEPCAGMNTEETDEMVNLIKRIRDNGTTVLLIEHDMKVVMGICHNITVINFGTRIAEGTPKEILENELVHEAYLGSDIHAA